The Octopus sinensis linkage group LG9, ASM634580v1, whole genome shotgun sequence genomic sequence ggtggcacgtaaaagcgcaccattcgagcgtgatcgttaccaacgtcatcttactggcacctgtgccggtggcatgtgtaaaaagatttgagtgaggtcattgccagtatcgccggcacgtaaaaagcacccactacactctcggagtggttggcattaggaaaggcatctagcggtagaaactctgccagatcaagattggagcctggtgcagccatctggttcgccagtcctcagtcaaaatcgtcaacccatgctagcatggaaagcggatgttaaacgatgatgatgatgatgatattgatattaattcatctatatatgtatatgtagatatatatacatgaacacatataaacacacccatatatattcaaatatatacacacacacacacacacccacaccagataaagattatatattatatatactatattttatatatatatatatatatatatatatatacagacaaacagatatttacatatactcacacatatatatagatagatatacacacacaaatactcagatatgaacatgtgtgtgtatgcattgctatacatctatatatatgtgtatatatatatatatatatatatatatatatatatatatatatatatatatatatatatatatatatatatatatatataattaaaggaagaggaaaacaaaccCAACAAAGGACAAGCTTATCagatcatttaaaatatatatatatatatacagagagagagacagacagagacagagagtaagTTCACTGTGTAAGTACTGTAATTGGTAATCTGTTAGGATCCAAGTTTAGAATGGAGACTGGAGCCAGGGATCCAACGTAGGCTTCCAAGTCAGAGGGTATAAattaaaggaagaggaaaacaaaccAAGGCGGGACAAACTTTTCAAATCATTAAAGTAAGGAAAAgtcaaaaaacattatttactttttacttttcctTACTTTGATTCACCTTCcattaattaaaatgtttatatatatatatatatatatatatatatatatatatatatatatatatattgttatatttcggaatggtcatattgccagtttagccataaaaacacacgcactatatatttggtgttatttattttttactttaatcttaatcttaataagattaagattaatgtaaaaaataaataacactgaagcaaaataacaccaaatatatagtgcgtgtgtttttattggctaaacttgcaatatgaccattccaaaatataacaatatctgtttcaacacacaacttcacataaaaaatcttgcacaacaaatattcaacgtactatatatatatatatatatatatatatatatattatatatatatatgaatatgatgaattttgattggaaattattttttttccctttttggaTCCTTCAAAAAGCTTGAATTGTTCTTTATGAACttatgttactatatatatatatatatatatattatatatatacatatacatataagcacacacacacatctgcttctctctctctctttagattatatatatatatcaggtcatacaagttctgtccgaattttgaataaagaaaacaagagatcaaatgttatatttaattgaaatttagtcatcaatgtacttttcctgattatctatgacttcctttcatctatttacaagctttttaatcccaccAATGTAAAACACTTTTGGTTTGAAAGTGAAGAGCTCTGAAATGTTagtttcaacctcctcctggcttgcaaaagttgtgttccccaaatgattctgtaaactacgaaacaaatagtAGTCTGAAGGAAGAAGGTTGGGTGAATAAGGTGgaagaattttttcccaaccaagatcttcgatcttctgtgatgtgatctttgcagtgtggggtcgcacattgtcctgatgaaacatcactccttttcgattcactaaagctggtcttattttcttcaaagcttggttcaaatgctctagttgctgacagtagacttgagcattgattgttgcattaggtggtaacaattcaatgTGAATTATTCCTTTACAATCCCACCAGGTAGAGAGGAactttttttccatgaagttccattCTCAGTTGTGgatgagctttttcccttttaccaagccactgtttacaacgtttaacatttcgatagaagatccatttttcatcaccagtcacaaatctatccaaaaagggtgaaatgagttcgcaagGATGGAGAgaaagcagatgtcaactcgggatttgcagctgctttcggacaattcatgaggcacccattttccaagtttaggaaccttcccaagttgttgaagatgacgatgaacagttgtatggtttgagctaagctttattgccaattcttcaactgataatgcaggattttcttcgcGTAATGCCTCAacgagcttatcatcaaactcatctGGACGTCcttttcgatcttcatcttcaaggctgaaatctccacttctgaattttgcaaacgaacttctgcaagttctttcattcaagcattctttctcataacctgagtgtatgtttcgagtcacttcgactgcagagtttcctttttttgtacttATAAAGCGTTATGTGCCTtcaatgctctttggatacttccatgttagaaagggttttaatcaaagaaattttaattctattattctgtaaaataatatttaatcagtttaaatgtacacaaatgcataaaaataattttaaatgccattagacattctaaaataccattaaatttcattcaattttaaaaaaggtaaaatcggacaaaacttataggatgacctgatatatatatatatatatatctttacaaacaGAAAACATCACAGTTACTCTGTGTTAGATTTTTGTGTACAACACATTTCAAATGTGAAACATTTAATTAGAATGAAAGCATAATTTCAATTGACAAAACAtaaatgggtgtatgtgtgtgtgtgcgcatgtgtgtgtgcgtaatttaAATAACAGTTCAGTGCCATGCGAATATCTCTCCAGTTTTGAAaatgaatgtgttttttttattttttctcataaTTGCAGCATTTTCGCCAAAATAACTTCGGCTTACCAACAATGTATCACATTTAGTTAGAATATATTGGTCCATAATGACCTTCATTACATTATCACACACATTTTTCTTCCCATAATATGGTTTATCCACATGAATTATTTCCCCAGAATTGTACACaaattgggaagcaaatttttctGAAGCTATTGCCCGTACCTCCTCTGAGTCTGTTGTCACAAATATTTTGTACTTGCTGGTGTTGTTGTACCTACTCAAGAAGTTCCACACACTCTGCAAGTCTGACATTGTATTCCTTGGCTCATCACCCGGCATGCTAGGGTTACGTCCAATTCGAATCTGAGCACACACTAGCTGTATATATGGTCTGGGGATGTTAACTGTAAAGAAATTTTGTAGATGTATTTGAAGGACATTGTTGAAGCGAAACAATAAATTCATCACTTTCGCAAATACACTTTCACTTGACATTTGCAATGCCCAAAGTAGCTGTTCTTTGTAACGAACATTCACTTTCAAGGCATTCGAATAGTCATAGTTTGTCGTCACATAGACGACATCTTCAGGGTAAAGTGTTTCTAAGTCTGCCCATTGTAGAAGGGGAATGTATTCTTTGTTGCCAATCAAATAGAGGTAACGACTTTCCAAGCTATGCAGCTCGTTTGCATCCACCTCCCAGTTCACCTTGTTTGGTCGAAGAAAGGCAGAaatctcacaaggttttgaaatCATGATGCCAAAACGACGACCCATGGCAAGCGCCATTAAATATACAGACACTATGCCTAGCTGCCGATCTCCCCATCCCCCACAGGTTTTCTCGCCAacacaataataaataatgtattttgttCGGTAATTATTTAAATGTACCAATTCCTGTTTATTTATGCTTAAATTTTCATTAACTTCATCACTAGGAAGTTCCTCAAAATGGTCCATGGAATTTTGTTTGAGCTGATTTGATGTTGTCACTGTACATTGCTTATCAACAATGAATTGGTGCCATGTACACAGCAGAAAGAGGAAGCTGACCACAGCAATGACACGGAAGTCTggcatctaaaaataaataaaagaagaaaatagaaataagcaagTTCTATGTGACAATTTGGTAATACAATGTAGCAAAAAAAAAGTGTAGTTTTTATAGAATTGTCTGgaagatattttgttatttttattatcatagtATTTTACCAATAATCTATTTAAATTAGTTGCTTGAGAACAGATTGTACAGTCATTTAAACtttctacagaaatatattttaagaatacaTTTTTATGGAAACTTTTGAGAGAATTTTGTTTATCAGaagaaatacacactcacatgtatatttatgtattcgtgcatacacatatacatacatgagtgtgtggttatatatatatatatacacatacaagcaggtcccaggaatttttcgaaaggagggcacaaggtcagaagagaatacaattccaggagaaaagggagtaataacattatttagatgggcacacttcttttcttgaggggAGCATGTGCACTTCAGCTGCACCTCCCCCTCTCAGTccacccttgatatatatatgtatatatatatatatatatatatatatatatatatatatataggagaggaaaaattataaaacggcagaatgctaaattgaaggtaaattttaataaaaatgggtgtatggaaaattttaaaatagtaactcgacatgcatgtttctgggtcttgcccgtcatcagtccagggCAGCAAGTCCTGCTAGTGACTAAGACTAGCAGGACTTGCTGccctggactgatgacgggcaagacccagaaacatgcatgttgagttattattttttaattttccatacacccatttttattaaaatttaccttcaatttagcattctgccttttcaTAATTTTTCGTCTCTtgtcatttctccacgtgcggtcaacacaaccccaccatttattgattgaaggggatttttccttgtgtagcatgtcctgtaccttgtttttctgttgtaaataatgtttttcccattttcgttctcgtcctgttccacatctctgtctttctgttgtaacaaaatggcttttccgttt encodes the following:
- the LOC115215651 gene encoding uncharacterized protein LOC115215651 isoform X2, which produces MLRWIKTTLFRWMPDFRVIAVVSFLFLLCTWHQFIVDKQCTVTTSNQLKQNSMDHFEELPSDEVNENLSINKQELVHLNNYRTKYIIYYCVGEKTCGGWGDRQLGIVSVYLMALAMGRRFGIMISKPCEISAFLRPNKVNWEVDANELHSLESRYLYLIGNKEYIPLLQWADLETLYPEDVVYVTTNYDYSNALKVNVRYKEQLLWALQMSSESVFAKVMNLLFRFNNVLQIHLQNFFTVNIPRPYIQLVCAQIRIGRNPSMPGDEPRNTMSDLQSVWNFLSRYNNTSKYKIFVTTDSEEVRAIASEKFASQFVYNSGEIIHVDKPYYGKKNVCDNVMKVIMDQYILTKCDTLLVSRSYFGENAAIMRKNKKNTFIFKTGEIFAWH
- the LOC115215651 gene encoding uncharacterized protein LOC115215651 isoform X1, with protein sequence MLRWIKTTLFRWLAGSSSLCGKMPDFRVIAVVSFLFLLCTWHQFIVDKQCTVTTSNQLKQNSMDHFEELPSDEVNENLSINKQELVHLNNYRTKYIIYYCVGEKTCGGWGDRQLGIVSVYLMALAMGRRFGIMISKPCEISAFLRPNKVNWEVDANELHSLESRYLYLIGNKEYIPLLQWADLETLYPEDVVYVTTNYDYSNALKVNVRYKEQLLWALQMSSESVFAKVMNLLFRFNNVLQIHLQNFFTVNIPRPYIQLVCAQIRIGRNPSMPGDEPRNTMSDLQSVWNFLSRYNNTSKYKIFVTTDSEEVRAIASEKFASQFVYNSGEIIHVDKPYYGKKNVCDNVMKVIMDQYILTKCDTLLVSRSYFGENAAIMRKNKKNTFIFKTGEIFAWH
- the LOC115215651 gene encoding uncharacterized protein LOC115215651 isoform X4, which codes for MPDFRVIAVVSFLFLLCTWHQFIVDKQCTVTTSNQLKQNSMDHFEELPSDEVNENLSINKQELVHLNNYRTKYIIYYCVGEKTCGGWGDRQLGIVSVYLMALAMGRRFGIMISKPCEISAFLRPNKVNWEVDANELHSLESRYLYLIGNKEYIPLLQWADLETLYPEDVVYVTTNYDYSNALKVNVRYKEQLLWALQMSSESVFAKVMNLLFRFNNVLQIHLQNFFTVNIPRPYIQLVCAQIRIGRNPSMPGDEPRNTMSDLQSVWNFLSRYNNTSKYKIFVTTDSEEVRAIASEKFASQFVYNSGEIIHVDKPYYGKKNVCDNVMKVIMDQYILTKCDTLLVSRSYFGENAAIMRKNKKNTFIFKTGEIFAWH
- the LOC115215651 gene encoding uncharacterized protein LOC115215651 isoform X3; this translates as MFRLKMPDFRVIAVVSFLFLLCTWHQFIVDKQCTVTTSNQLKQNSMDHFEELPSDEVNENLSINKQELVHLNNYRTKYIIYYCVGEKTCGGWGDRQLGIVSVYLMALAMGRRFGIMISKPCEISAFLRPNKVNWEVDANELHSLESRYLYLIGNKEYIPLLQWADLETLYPEDVVYVTTNYDYSNALKVNVRYKEQLLWALQMSSESVFAKVMNLLFRFNNVLQIHLQNFFTVNIPRPYIQLVCAQIRIGRNPSMPGDEPRNTMSDLQSVWNFLSRYNNTSKYKIFVTTDSEEVRAIASEKFASQFVYNSGEIIHVDKPYYGKKNVCDNVMKVIMDQYILTKCDTLLVSRSYFGENAAIMRKNKKNTFIFKTGEIFAWH